The genomic stretch TCTGTGGCTACAGATGTACCCCGCCGGCGGCGAGATCGCGCTTGAGCTGCTCCGTCTCCTCCGTGGACAGCTCCACGAGCGGCAGGCGCAGCGGACCGGCGGGCAGGCCCTGGAGTCCGAGCGCGGCCTTGGTCGTGATGACGCCCTGGGTGCGGAACATGCCGGTGAAGACCGGCAGCAGCTTCTGGTGGATCTCCGTGGCCTTGGTGACGTCACCGTGCAGGTGAGCGTCGAGGAGCGCGCGCAGCTCCGGGGTGACGACATGGCCCACGACCGAGACGAAGCCGACGGCGCCCACGGACAGCAGCGGGAGGTTGAGCATGTCGTCGCCGCTGTACCAGGCGAGGCCGGAGCGGGCGATGGCCCAGCTGGCGCGGCCGAGGTCGCCCTTGGCGTCCTTGTTGGCGACGATGCGCGGGTGCTCGGCCAGGCGCACCATCGTCTCGGTGTTGATCGGGACACCGCTGCGGCCGGGGATGTCGTACAGCATGACCGGCAGGTCGGTGGCGTCCGCGATGGCGGTGAAGTGCCGGAAGAGACCTTCCTGCGGGGGCTTGCTGTAGTACGGCGTCACGGCGAGCAGGCCGTGCGCGCCGGCGTCGCGCGCGGCG from Streptomyces albofaciens JCM 4342 encodes the following:
- the dapA gene encoding 4-hydroxy-tetrahydrodipicolinate synthase produces the protein MAPTSTPQTPFGRVLTAMVTPFTADGALDLDGAQQLAAHLVDSGNDGLVVNGTTGESPTTSDAEKAQLVRAVVDAVGDRAFVVAGAGTNDTDHSLQLARAARDAGAHGLLAVTPYYSKPPQEGLFRHFTAIADATDLPVMLYDIPGRSGVPINTETMVRLAEHPRIVANKDAKGDLGRASWAIARSGLAWYSGDDMLNLPLLSVGAVGFVSVVGHVVTPELRALLDAHLHGDVTKATEIHQKLLPVFTGMFRTQGVITTKAALGLQGLPAGPLRLPLVELSTEETEQLKRDLAAGGVHL